The following coding sequences lie in one Cucurbita pepo subsp. pepo cultivar mu-cu-16 chromosome LG13, ASM280686v2, whole genome shotgun sequence genomic window:
- the LOC111809270 gene encoding cysteine protease ATG4-like: MGRGKDLNSTCSSESTTDTIDRTQQSVCPELGSKDHVSSKASLWSSFLTSTLTIFEHHKEPSVSEKKTFHSRQNVWTTVRKVMTSGSMRRLQERILGSHRSGVYSSGGDIWLLGVCHKISQDQAPDDVTSNGSAGFELDFSSRILITYRKGFNVIQDSKYTSDVNWGCMLRSSQMLVAQALLFHRLGRSWRKTSRKPLDKEYVEVLHLFGDSEKSAFSIHNLLQAGRAYDLAAGSWVGPYAMCRSWETLVRLKRETPNLQDQQLPMAIYIVSGDEDGERGGAPVLYIDDASRHCFEFSKGQLDWTPILLLVPLVLGLEKINPRYILSLKTTFTFPQSLGILGGKPSVSTYIVGVQDENAFYLDPHEVQQVVNIDKDDLDADTSSYHCNVIRHIPLESMDPSLAIGFYCRDKDDFDDFCYRASKLADESDGAPLFTVAETHSTNSGRQGNALDNCSRLAEGDTDGVVHMPNEEEEAHEDDWQFL; encoded by the exons ATGGGAAGGGGGAAAGATCTGAATTCAACATGCTCTTCTGAAAGTACAACTGATACTATAGATAGAACTCAGCAATCTGTTTGTCCAGAGTTAGGGTCTAAAGATCACGTATCCTCCAAAGCCTCCTTATGGTCAAGCTTCCTTACATCTACTTTAACAATCTTTGAACATCACAAAGAGCCCTCTGTTAGTGAAAAGAAGACATTTCATTCTCGACAAAATGTCTGGACAACTGTAAGAAAAGTTATGACTAGTGGCTCAATGAGGAGACTTCAGGAGCGCATATTGGGTTCTCACAGGAGTGGTGTCTATAGCTCCGGCGGTGATATATGGCTTCTTGGTGTGTGCCATAAAATTTCCCAGGATCAGGCTCCTGATGATGTTACTAGCAATGGTTCAGCAGGATTCGAGCTAGATTTTTCATCTAGAATTCTGATTACCTATCGTAAAG GCTTCAATGTTATTCAAGACTCAAAATACACCAGTGATGTAAATTGGGGCTGCATGCTAAGAAGCAGTCAAATGCTTGTTGCTCAG GCATTACTTTTTCATAGATTAGGAAGATCTTGGAGAAAGACTTCTCGGAAG CCATTGGATAAAGAATATGTTGAAGTCTTGCACCTTTTTGGTGACTCAGAGAAATCAGCATTTTCAATCCATAATCTTCTTCAGGCAGGAAGGGCCTATGACCTTGCTGCTGGGTCATGGGTGGGACCTTATGCAATGTGTAGGTCATGGGAGACTCTTGTCCGCTTAAAGAGGGAGACCCCTAATCTCCAAGACCAGCAACTTCCAATGGCCATTTACATTGTTTCTGGAGACGAAGACGGAGAGAGAGGTGGTGCTCCAGTTTTATACATTGATGATGCCTCAAGACATTGTTTTGAGTTTTCAAAAGGCCAACTTGATTGGACCCCCATTCTTTTATTAGTTCCTTTGGTTCTTGGACTTGAAAAAATCAATCCAAG GTACATCCTATCATTGAAAACGACATTTACCTTTCCTCAAAGCCTCGGCATCTTGGGAGGGAAGCCCAGTGTTTCAACATACATTGTGGGTGTTCAAGATGAAAATGCCTTTTATCTTGATCCACATGAAGTTCAGCAG GTAGTTAATATTGACAAGGATGACCTAGACGCAGATACTTCCTCTTATCACTGCAA TGTTATCCGGCACATCCCCTTAGAATCCATGGATCCTTCTCTAGCAATTGGATTTTATTGTCGAGACAAAG ATGATTTCGATGATTTCTGTTATCGGGCATCAAAGTTGGCAGACGAGTCGGATGGAGCGCCATTGTTCACGGTTGCTGAAACACATTCCACGAATTCAGGGAGACAGGGCAATGCATTGGATAACTGTAGTAGGTTAGCGGAGGGCGATACTGATGGCGTGGTGCACATGCCGAACGAAGAGGAGGAGGCACATGAGGACGACTGGCAATTCCTTTGA